From Virgibacillus ihumii, the proteins below share one genomic window:
- a CDS encoding YkvI family membrane protein, which translates to MWNAGLKWMFLIIGTTIGAGYASGRELWQFFGHESGLAIILFMIFFSICCLVIMKISYEKKSTDYLPVLKIIVGSKLTQVYDVMIFLYLFTTTVVMIAGSGATGQAFRFSYWWGVFFIVIALIVLFMKDISGLLAINQLILPLLLGGLLFILLLFTLDQNLNLSPNWHEQRNWTAAFPFTALNILPLIAVLGAIGSKVKSKQEIWIASLGSGLLLGVISYIYNSSLIQIADELLLYEIPLFAILKHYPFGMLIFMSIMLWFAIFTTAAAGVLGIVSRLKTIWHNSPVWLLASVILVLMIPLTTLGFSALISYIYPVYGILNLYVLTRLLLYPVWNKKG; encoded by the coding sequence ATGTGGAATGCTGGTCTGAAATGGATGTTCTTAATTATCGGTACAACAATTGGGGCAGGTTATGCTTCCGGGAGAGAGTTATGGCAATTTTTTGGCCATGAAAGTGGACTTGCTATCATATTGTTTATGATTTTTTTCTCTATTTGCTGTCTGGTTATTATGAAAATCAGCTATGAAAAAAAATCAACTGATTATTTACCCGTGTTAAAAATAATCGTTGGTTCAAAATTAACGCAGGTCTATGATGTTATGATATTTTTATACTTATTTACTACGACTGTTGTCATGATAGCGGGCAGTGGTGCGACCGGACAGGCATTTCGTTTCTCGTATTGGTGGGGTGTCTTTTTCATTGTAATCGCGCTGATTGTATTGTTTATGAAGGATATTAGCGGTCTGTTGGCGATTAATCAACTCATTTTGCCGTTGCTGCTTGGCGGGCTTTTGTTTATTTTGCTGTTATTTACGTTGGATCAAAATCTGAATTTATCTCCAAATTGGCATGAACAGAGGAATTGGACCGCTGCATTTCCGTTTACTGCATTGAATATTCTGCCGTTAATTGCTGTACTGGGCGCAATTGGCAGTAAGGTAAAATCTAAACAGGAGATATGGATTGCTTCACTCGGAAGCGGGCTTTTGCTTGGGGTTATCTCTTATATATATAACAGCAGCCTGATTCAAATAGCGGACGAACTGCTTTTGTATGAAATTCCATTATTTGCAATATTAAAACATTATCCGTTTGGTATGCTGATATTCATGTCAATCATGCTATGGTTTGCGATTTTTACCACCGCTGCAGCAGGAGTACTTGGCATTGTTTCCAGGTTGAAAACGATATGGCATAATAGTCCTGTATGGTTGCTGGCTTCTGTCATATTGGTTTTGATGATTCCATTGACAACCCTTGGCTTTTCCGCGTTAATAAGCTATATTTATCCTGTATATGGAATTTTAAATTTATATGTGCTGACAAGATTATTACTTTATCCTGTTTGGAATAAAAAGGGTTGA
- the yyaC gene encoding spore protease YyaC: protein MNLINRFDSKNNKLQLLHTNPFLLKKMSQKIISLMPESMEDCLVVCIGTDRSTGDALGPLTGSYLAEQQMGSFTVYGTLNNPVHALNLEDYLTLINKQHHNPFIIAVDASLGKTAKVGSIILDKGPLRPGAAVNKDLPPVGDIHITGVVNMSGFMEYSILQNTRLSVVVEIAKKTAEVLHLVDQKLTAGALPKTRIAATKRTLL from the coding sequence ATGAATCTTATAAACCGTTTTGATTCAAAAAATAATAAACTTCAATTGCTTCACACCAATCCTTTTCTGTTGAAAAAAATGAGCCAAAAAATTATTTCCCTAATGCCTGAATCAATGGAGGACTGTCTTGTCGTCTGTATTGGAACAGACCGCTCAACCGGTGATGCACTTGGTCCGCTGACGGGCTCCTATTTAGCGGAACAGCAAATGGGATCTTTTACCGTTTATGGCACACTGAATAATCCTGTTCATGCATTGAATCTGGAAGACTATTTAACCCTGATAAACAAGCAGCACCATAACCCGTTTATTATTGCTGTCGATGCCTCCCTTGGAAAAACGGCAAAGGTTGGCAGTATTATATTGGATAAAGGGCCACTGCGTCCGGGAGCGGCGGTGAACAAAGATTTACCGCCTGTCGGAGATATTCATATCACAGGAGTTGTCAATATGAGCGGATTTATGGAGTATTCCATTCTGCAAAATACACGGCTTTCTGTCGTAGTGGAAATAGCCAAAAAAACGGCTGAAGTCCTGCACTTGGTGGATCAAAAATTAACAGCCGGTGCATTGCCCAAAACACGAATTGCTGCAACGAAAAGAACATTACTGTGA
- a CDS encoding AraC family transcriptional regulator, which produces MLQKLNHLMDYIETHLTEEISGKTISKIAGISDYHFKRMFSYMAGMSLNEYIKNRRLSVANVELINGAKVTDVAYKYGYQSIEGFSRAFREWSGFLPSEVMKNNIQKSFPKFTFIIDIRGGVSMEFKIEKKEKFNIVGVSKRVPIQFEGENNAIIELAQSITEQQRNEMHQLADLYPHQVLNVSYDFDDGYLEEKGFLTHMIGFATTKENPFDDLEQITIDKSLWAIFPNRGPFPTTLQETFAKTYSEWLPSSNYEVADMPGISFTNHTSISKNVYSEIWMPVKEKGSDKLK; this is translated from the coding sequence ATGTTACAAAAATTAAATCACTTAATGGATTACATCGAAACACATTTAACAGAAGAAATCTCCGGAAAAACGATATCAAAAATTGCAGGAATATCCGATTATCACTTTAAACGAATGTTTTCGTACATGGCAGGAATGTCATTGAATGAGTATATCAAAAACAGGAGATTATCCGTTGCGAATGTTGAATTAATAAACGGAGCCAAAGTGACAGATGTTGCCTATAAGTATGGCTATCAATCCATCGAAGGGTTTTCAAGAGCTTTTCGTGAATGGAGTGGTTTTTTACCATCAGAAGTAATGAAAAACAACATTCAAAAATCATTTCCCAAATTTACTTTCATTATTGATATACGAGGAGGAGTATCTATGGAATTCAAAATTGAAAAGAAGGAAAAGTTTAATATCGTTGGTGTATCGAAAAGGGTTCCCATTCAATTCGAGGGCGAAAATAATGCTATCATTGAATTAGCTCAGTCCATAACCGAACAACAACGAAATGAAATGCATCAATTAGCCGATTTATATCCTCATCAAGTCCTAAATGTATCATATGATTTTGATGATGGATACCTGGAAGAAAAAGGTTTCCTGACGCATATGATTGGGTTTGCTACTACAAAAGAAAATCCATTCGATGATCTGGAGCAAATTACCATTGATAAAAGTTTGTGGGCAATCTTCCCTAACAGAGGGCCCTTCCCCACTACACTTCAGGAAACTTTCGCAAAAACATATTCCGAATGGCTGCCTTCTTCCAATTATGAAGTAGCAGATATGCCCGGGATTTCTTTTACAAATCACACTAGTATTTCGAAAAATGTATATAGCGAAATTTGGATGCCAGTAAAAGAAAAAGGCAGCGATAAGCTTAAATGA
- a CDS encoding helix-turn-helix domain-containing protein: MYFGERLKKEREKRGWSQTYLAEKIHVSRQSVSKWEIGKNYPSIEVIIELSDLFGITIDELLRSDKELKEKVIWDSKKLAHPKWKAFFDSVFLLGVFLLVVKLIILGLHHFVSTGIMIPEGVPKIISNFLPLALMIVGGIGSDQFKNKYVD, from the coding sequence ATGTATTTTGGTGAACGGTTAAAAAAAGAACGAGAAAAAAGAGGGTGGTCACAAACATACCTCGCTGAAAAAATCCATGTTAGTCGTCAGTCGGTCTCAAAATGGGAAATTGGCAAGAATTATCCCAGTATCGAAGTGATCATTGAATTGAGTGATCTATTCGGTATCACAATAGATGAATTGTTAAGGAGTGACAAAGAATTGAAAGAAAAAGTTATTTGGGATAGTAAAAAACTGGCGCATCCGAAATGGAAAGCATTCTTTGATAGTGTGTTTTTATTGGGCGTATTTCTATTAGTCGTAAAGTTGATTATTCTTGGCCTGCATCATTTTGTTAGTACAGGTATTATGATTCCAGAGGGTGTACCAAAAATTATATCAAATTTTTTACCATTAGCTTTAATGATAGTTGGCGGTATTGGTTCCGATCAGTTTAAAAATAAATATGTTGATTAA
- a CDS encoding DUF554 domain-containing protein: MVLYGTLVNGACIIAGSLLGLIFTKIPERYKETVMHGIGLAVILIGMQMAFSTEVIIVVLLSLLTGAIIGELIHVEEGLNRLGAWIGSQFSTTDDDFSVSQGFITASLIFVIGAMSVIGALDSGLRGDHEILITKGIIDGFVALVLTTTLGFGVIFSVVPVVLYQGSIALLATQIEQLLPESFLNGLITEITAVGGLLIVAIGLNLLKIVQIRVGNLLPSLFTVGFVYYIYLLF, from the coding sequence ATGGTCTTATATGGAACATTAGTGAATGGTGCCTGTATTATCGCAGGAAGCTTGCTTGGGTTGATTTTTACGAAGATACCGGAACGTTATAAAGAAACGGTAATGCATGGAATCGGATTGGCCGTTATTCTGATCGGGATGCAAATGGCTTTTTCAACAGAAGTTATTATTGTTGTCCTGCTCAGTTTATTGACAGGAGCAATAATAGGGGAACTTATCCATGTGGAAGAAGGACTGAACCGCCTGGGTGCCTGGATTGGCTCACAATTTTCAACGACAGATGACGACTTCAGTGTCTCCCAGGGATTCATTACCGCTTCCTTAATATTTGTTATCGGGGCCATGTCGGTCATTGGCGCGCTGGACAGTGGCTTACGTGGCGATCATGAAATACTGATAACGAAAGGCATCATTGATGGATTTGTTGCGTTGGTTTTAACAACAACGCTGGGTTTTGGTGTCATTTTTTCCGTAGTTCCAGTTGTTCTTTACCAGGGTTCAATTGCATTGTTGGCCACGCAAATTGAACAACTGCTTCCGGAGTCATTTCTGAATGGTCTTATTACAGAAATAACCGCAGTAGGCGGGCTGTTAATTGTCGCGATCGGTTTGAATCTCCTGAAGATTGTTCAAATCCGTGTCGGCAACTTACTGCCTTCATTGTTTACTGTCGGGTTTGTTTATTATATATATTTGCTTTTTTAA
- a CDS encoding aminotransferase class V-fold PLP-dependent enzyme produces MIYFDQAASSFPKPPEVGEAMVYALNEAGANPGRGSHKLARDAANLIQETRERASRVFGCTDPKKALFYPNATVALNQAIKGYPLEAGDHVIASSFEHNSIRRPLEYLKKQKGIVVTYIKWEEDSNQFIHNVKSAISSNTKLIAMTHASNLTGAILPIEEVAELAHKNSIITLVDGSQTAGHTEINMTAQGIDMLVFSGHKGLLGPQGTGMLLVEGNIQLEPIHHGGTGAHSESVGQPDQWPEKYESGTLNTPGIAGLNAAMKQFEKRQNENVPRETLLAKKLLTGLKTIPGITCYGPDEHQPRMPIVTFNVRNISSQEMAMILDSHYDIAVRAGLHCSPLGHESLDTMERGAVRASLGIYNTDAEVNTFLKAVSEIVAAYEQL; encoded by the coding sequence ATGATTTACTTTGATCAGGCCGCTTCATCGTTTCCAAAACCACCGGAAGTAGGGGAGGCGATGGTGTACGCTTTAAATGAAGCAGGTGCAAACCCGGGCAGAGGGAGCCATAAATTAGCGAGAGATGCTGCAAATCTGATTCAGGAAACCCGGGAAAGAGCAAGTCGTGTATTCGGTTGCACAGATCCCAAAAAAGCGCTGTTTTATCCGAATGCCACAGTTGCCCTGAATCAGGCGATTAAAGGTTATCCATTGGAGGCAGGGGATCATGTCATCGCTTCTTCTTTTGAACATAACTCCATCAGAAGACCGTTGGAGTATTTAAAAAAACAAAAAGGGATCGTCGTGACATATATTAAGTGGGAAGAAGACAGTAATCAATTTATACATAATGTAAAAAGTGCGATATCCTCAAATACAAAACTGATTGCGATGACACATGCATCAAATTTAACCGGTGCAATTCTCCCGATTGAAGAAGTTGCGGAGCTTGCACACAAGAATTCCATCATAACGCTGGTTGATGGTTCGCAGACCGCCGGACATACAGAAATAAATATGACGGCACAGGGAATCGATATGCTGGTTTTTTCTGGTCATAAGGGATTACTTGGACCTCAGGGAACAGGGATGCTTCTGGTTGAAGGGAATATCCAGCTTGAACCGATTCACCATGGTGGAACAGGAGCACATTCCGAATCGGTTGGACAACCAGATCAATGGCCCGAAAAATACGAAAGCGGGACACTGAACACACCGGGGATCGCTGGTCTGAATGCTGCGATGAAACAATTTGAAAAAAGACAAAATGAAAATGTTCCACGTGAAACATTGCTGGCAAAAAAGCTGTTAACTGGACTTAAAACTATACCGGGAATTACCTGCTATGGTCCTGATGAACATCAACCACGAATGCCGATTGTAACCTTTAATGTACGAAATATCTCTTCACAGGAAATGGCCATGATATTGGATTCACACTATGATATTGCGGTACGCGCCGGTCTTCATTGCAGTCCGCTTGGACATGAGTCGCTGGATACAATGGAGCGGGGAGCAGTGCGGGCAAGCTTGGGGATATATAATACCGATGCAGAAGTAAATACATTTTTAAAAGCAGTCAGTGAAATAGTTGCAGCTTATGAGCAGTTATAA
- a CDS encoding ParB/RepB/Spo0J family partition protein gives MAKGLGKGLDAFFPEIEEKTDDMIQEIPVKDCRPNPYQPRKTFHADAIEELKESILQYGIIQPLIVRKSIKGYEIVVGERRFRAAKEAGLDVIPAVVKELTDEKMMEVALLENLQREDLTPIEEAYAYSNLMNELEITQDELSKRLGKSRSHIANIVRLLSLPDQAIAYINNGELSMGHGRALLGIKDTDKIMPFVDKIRSEKLNVRQVEQLIVQLNEKGKQTKKKKKPEKDVFIKERETVLRDRLGTAVSINRGKRKGKIEIEFYSNDDLERILTTLEK, from the coding sequence GTGGCGAAAGGGTTAGGTAAAGGTTTAGATGCTTTTTTCCCTGAAATTGAAGAAAAGACAGATGACATGATTCAAGAGATTCCTGTCAAAGATTGCCGTCCGAATCCTTATCAGCCTAGAAAGACATTTCATGCGGATGCAATTGAGGAATTAAAAGAATCTATCTTGCAATACGGCATTATTCAGCCGCTAATCGTACGAAAGAGTATTAAAGGTTATGAAATTGTCGTTGGTGAACGCCGTTTTCGTGCTGCGAAAGAAGCTGGTCTGGATGTGATTCCAGCGGTTGTCAAAGAGCTTACTGACGAAAAAATGATGGAAGTGGCGCTGCTGGAAAATCTGCAGCGGGAAGATTTAACGCCAATAGAGGAAGCTTATGCATATTCCAATTTGATGAATGAATTGGAAATTACTCAAGACGAATTGTCAAAACGTCTTGGCAAAAGCAGATCCCATATTGCCAATATTGTTCGCTTATTATCATTGCCTGATCAGGCGATTGCCTATATTAATAATGGGGAGCTTTCAATGGGGCATGGTCGTGCATTGCTGGGAATCAAGGATACGGATAAAATCATGCCGTTCGTTGATAAAATACGAAGCGAGAAATTGAATGTACGACAAGTTGAACAGCTGATTGTACAGTTAAATGAAAAGGGAAAACAGACAAAGAAGAAGAAAAAGCCTGAGAAAGATGTGTTCATCAAGGAACGTGAGACAGTTCTTCGGGATCGTTTGGGTACTGCTGTATCTATTAATCGCGGAAAACGAAAAGGAAAGATTGAAATAGAGTTTTATTCGAATGATGATCTCGAACGGATATTAACGACGTTGGAGAAATAA
- a CDS encoding ParA family protein — protein MGKIMAIANQKGGVGKTTSSVNLSAGLAHFNNKVLLVDIDPQGNATSGVGINKADMDQCIYNVLVEDLPAENVCVPTNTKNLDIIPATIQLAGAEIELVPTISREIRLKKSLEDLKDNYDYIIIDCPPSLGLLTINALSSSDTVMIPVQCEYYALEGLSQLLNTIRLVQKHLNKQLMIEGVLLTMLDARTNLGVQVIEEVKKYFQDKVYKSVIPRNVRLGEAPSHGQPIITYDPKSKGAEVYLELAKEVMSSGERVR, from the coding sequence ATGGGAAAAATTATGGCCATTGCAAATCAGAAGGGTGGCGTAGGAAAAACAACATCATCGGTAAACTTGAGCGCAGGATTGGCACATTTCAATAATAAGGTGCTGCTTGTAGATATTGATCCACAGGGAAATGCCACAAGCGGTGTTGGTATTAACAAAGCTGACATGGATCAGTGTATTTATAATGTTCTGGTTGAGGATTTACCGGCAGAAAACGTTTGTGTACCTACTAATACAAAAAATCTCGATATTATTCCAGCAACAATCCAACTTGCAGGGGCAGAAATTGAGCTTGTTCCGACTATTTCAAGAGAAATTCGATTGAAAAAGTCATTGGAGGATTTGAAAGATAACTATGATTATATTATTATCGATTGCCCTCCGTCGCTGGGATTATTGACAATTAATGCGTTGTCCTCATCGGATACCGTCATGATTCCGGTACAATGCGAATATTATGCATTGGAAGGTTTGAGTCAGCTTTTAAATACAATCAGACTCGTTCAGAAACATTTAAACAAACAGCTGATGATTGAAGGTGTACTGTTGACAATGCTCGATGCCCGTACAAACCTTGGTGTTCAGGTGATCGAAGAGGTCAAAAAATATTTTCAGGATAAAGTCTATAAATCTGTTATTCCGAGAAATGTTCGCTTGGGTGAAGCCCCAAGTCATGGTCAGCCAATTATTACGTATGACCCGAAATCGAAAGGTGCAGAGGTCTATCTTGAATTAGCGAAGGAAGTGATGAGCAGTGGCGAAAGGGTTAGGTAA
- the noc gene encoding nucleoid occlusion protein, which produces MASPFNRIFGLGDKSNSNQKEDSYNPNEVEQLPVEKIEPNRFQPRSIFNEEKINELAQTIHTHGMIQPIIVRKLGDKEAYEIIAGERRWRAVQSLEWTKIPAIIREMSDAETASVALIENLQREELTVIEEAQAYESLLELHELTQEALAQRLGKNQSTIANKLRLLKLPVEVQQAVLDKEITERHARALIKVSDQDKQREVLNAILEKQLNVKQTEEYIEMLDKPKEKPAKKKPKLKGVNKDIRIAMNTIRQSLNMVSKTGIDVESDEKDEDDFYQITIKIPKKK; this is translated from the coding sequence ATGGCAAGTCCTTTTAATCGAATATTTGGTCTGGGGGATAAATCTAATTCCAACCAAAAGGAAGATTCATATAACCCGAATGAAGTCGAACAACTTCCTGTTGAAAAGATTGAACCTAACAGATTTCAGCCAAGGTCTATTTTTAATGAGGAAAAAATAAACGAACTGGCCCAAACAATACATACACACGGTATGATTCAGCCAATAATTGTTCGCAAATTGGGTGATAAAGAAGCATATGAAATTATTGCCGGTGAACGAAGATGGCGGGCGGTACAATCACTCGAGTGGACGAAAATACCGGCGATTATTCGGGAAATGTCTGATGCGGAAACAGCTTCGGTCGCTTTGATTGAAAATCTGCAGCGTGAAGAACTGACTGTTATTGAAGAAGCGCAGGCATATGAAAGTTTGTTGGAACTTCATGAACTGACTCAGGAAGCATTAGCCCAGCGTCTTGGTAAAAATCAGTCAACAATAGCAAACAAACTGCGATTATTAAAACTTCCGGTAGAAGTCCAGCAGGCTGTGCTGGATAAGGAAATTACCGAAAGACATGCACGGGCATTAATTAAGGTTAGTGATCAGGACAAGCAGCGTGAAGTTTTGAACGCAATTTTGGAAAAACAATTGAATGTGAAACAAACGGAAGAATATATTGAAATGCTTGATAAACCGAAAGAAAAACCTGCAAAAAAGAAGCCAAAACTGAAGGGTGTTAATAAAGACATCCGGATTGCGATGAATACGATTCGTCAGTCATTGAATATGGTCTCTAAAACAGGAATTGATGTAGAATCGGACGAGAAGGACGAAGACGATTTTTATCAGATCACGATAAAAATACCTAAAAAGAAATGA
- the rsmG gene encoding 16S rRNA (guanine(527)-N(7))-methyltransferase RsmG, which produces MNPERFTEALRQHGIDLNETQLEQFNRYFETLIEWNEKINLTSLKSREDVYLKHFYDSITAAFHHDFSHTAHICDVGAGAGFPSIPLKICFPHLRVTIVDSLKKRINFLNQLAVQLDLENVAFYHDRAETFGKSEKFRETFDIVTARAVARMSVLSELCLPLTKKDGVFIAMKGAQAEAELKGAETAIEILGGKMNAFHTFTLPMEESERSIIIIDKKRKTPKKYPRKPGLPNKDPIE; this is translated from the coding sequence ATGAATCCAGAACGATTTACCGAGGCATTGCGTCAGCATGGTATCGATTTAAACGAAACCCAGCTGGAGCAATTTAACCGTTATTTTGAAACACTTATAGAATGGAATGAAAAAATTAATCTAACCTCATTGAAAAGCAGGGAAGATGTATATTTAAAACATTTCTATGATTCCATTACAGCTGCATTTCATCATGACTTTTCGCACACTGCACATATTTGTGATGTGGGTGCCGGGGCCGGGTTCCCGAGCATCCCACTCAAAATATGTTTTCCACATTTGCGTGTTACGATTGTCGATTCATTGAAGAAACGGATTAATTTTCTAAATCAGCTTGCAGTGCAATTGGATCTTGAAAATGTGGCATTTTATCACGACCGAGCGGAAACATTTGGAAAAAGTGAAAAATTCAGGGAAACATTTGATATCGTCACAGCAAGAGCAGTTGCCCGAATGTCTGTATTAAGTGAATTATGTCTGCCACTGACCAAAAAGGATGGCGTATTTATTGCCATGAAGGGGGCACAGGCTGAAGCTGAATTAAAAGGTGCTGAGACGGCAATTGAAATCCTTGGTGGAAAAATGAATGCATTTCATACGTTTACATTGCCAATGGAAGAAAGTGAACGTTCTATTATTATCATAGATAAAAAACGTAAGACACCTAAAAAATATCCGCGTAAACCTGGACTTCCGAACAAAGATCCAATTGAATAA
- the mnmG gene encoding tRNA uridine-5-carboxymethylaminomethyl(34) synthesis enzyme MnmG — MVYDAGHYDVIVIGAGHAGVEAGVAAARMGAKTLMLTLNLDMVAFMPCNPSLGGPAKGIVVREVDALGGVMAKVIDKTHIQMRMLNTGKGPAVQALRAQADKPLYIKEMKHVLENEENLTLRQGMVNELIMEDGVCKGVITETKAAYHAENVIITTGTFMRGKVLMGDLEYESGPNNQRASIKLSEYLEKLGIELTRFKTGTPPRVNSHTIDYSKTEIQPGDEKLRAFSYETTEYITDQIPCWLTYTNEFTHQIINDNLSLSAMYSGMKRGTGPRYCPSIEDKIVRFNDKPRHQIFLEPEGRDTEEVYVQGLSTSLPEYIQHDMVKSVPGLENAEIMRAGYAIEYDAIIPTQLWPTLELKNIPGLFTAGQINGTSGYEEAAAQGIMAGINAASKVLGKESLILDRSQAYIGVLIDDLVTKGTNEPYRLLTSRAEYRLLLRHDNADLRLTEIGYNLGLIKEERYNKYAEKNQMVEEEKNRLYKIVIKPEEHVQKMMKDANGTPLKEAVRAYDLLKRPEITYDMLETVIEPNPELPEVVREQVEIQIKYEGYIKKANEQVERMLKMEDKKIPDKIDYDAISGIATEAREKLKQVRPLSVGQASRISGVNPSDISILLIYIEQGNVARVAN; from the coding sequence ATGGTATATGATGCAGGACATTATGACGTTATTGTAATTGGCGCCGGTCATGCGGGTGTTGAAGCCGGAGTTGCCGCTGCCCGAATGGGTGCGAAAACATTAATGCTGACATTGAACCTGGATATGGTTGCGTTTATGCCGTGTAATCCATCACTTGGCGGCCCTGCTAAAGGCATAGTCGTTCGTGAAGTGGATGCGCTTGGCGGTGTAATGGCGAAAGTAATTGATAAAACGCACATCCAGATGCGGATGTTGAATACCGGGAAAGGTCCGGCAGTGCAGGCATTGCGTGCACAAGCTGATAAACCATTATATATAAAAGAAATGAAGCATGTCCTGGAAAATGAAGAAAATTTGACCTTACGACAAGGCATGGTTAATGAATTGATTATGGAGGACGGCGTCTGTAAAGGTGTGATTACCGAAACAAAAGCCGCGTATCATGCTGAAAATGTAATCATAACAACAGGTACGTTTATGCGCGGGAAAGTTCTGATGGGGGATCTCGAGTATGAAAGTGGTCCAAATAACCAGCGCGCTTCCATTAAATTATCAGAGTATCTGGAGAAACTGGGAATTGAACTGACCCGATTTAAAACCGGAACACCGCCAAGAGTAAACAGTCATACGATTGATTATTCCAAAACGGAAATACAGCCTGGTGATGAAAAACTGCGTGCTTTTTCGTATGAGACAACGGAATATATAACCGATCAGATTCCATGCTGGCTTACGTATACAAATGAATTCACACATCAGATTATCAATGATAATTTGTCGTTGTCAGCGATGTATTCCGGAATGAAGCGTGGTACAGGACCACGGTATTGTCCATCGATTGAGGATAAAATTGTCCGGTTTAACGACAAACCACGCCATCAAATTTTCCTTGAGCCAGAGGGCAGAGATACGGAAGAAGTTTATGTCCAGGGACTGTCAACGTCATTACCGGAATATATCCAGCATGATATGGTGAAATCCGTTCCGGGACTTGAAAATGCAGAAATTATGCGTGCCGGTTATGCGATTGAATACGATGCGATTATTCCGACTCAGTTATGGCCGACACTCGAATTGAAAAATATTCCTGGATTATTCACTGCCGGTCAGATAAACGGCACATCCGGATATGAGGAAGCTGCCGCACAAGGTATTATGGCTGGAATCAATGCCGCATCCAAAGTGCTTGGTAAAGAATCACTAATTTTGGATCGTTCCCAGGCATATATTGGTGTTCTGATTGATGATCTTGTAACCAAAGGTACAAATGAACCGTATCGTTTACTGACATCCCGTGCCGAATACCGTCTGCTGCTTCGACATGATAATGCAGATTTAAGATTGACAGAAATTGGATATAACCTTGGTTTGATTAAAGAAGAACGTTACAATAAATATGCTGAAAAGAATCAAATGGTGGAAGAAGAGAAGAACCGTCTGTACAAAATTGTGATTAAGCCGGAAGAACATGTTCAAAAAATGATGAAAGACGCAAATGGAACGCCATTAAAAGAGGCAGTGCGTGCGTATGATCTTTTGAAGCGTCCGGAAATTACCTATGATATGCTGGAAACGGTGATTGAGCCTAATCCTGAATTACCGGAAGTTGTCCGTGAACAGGTGGAAATCCAAATTAAATACGAAGGGTATATTAAAAAGGCAAATGAGCAAGTCGAACGTATGCTGAAAATGGAAGATAAGAAAATACCTGATAAGATTGACTATGATGCTATCAGTGGTATTGCAACAGAAGCGAGAGAAAAATTGAAACAAGTACGTCCGCTGTCTGTTGGTCAGGCATCACGGATTTCCGGCGTAAATCCGTCTGATATTTCCATTTTGCTTATTTATATTGAACAAGGTAACGTTGCCAGGGTTGCCAATTAA